The Carassius auratus strain Wakin chromosome 7, ASM336829v1, whole genome shotgun sequence genome contains the following window.
ggctcagccaatcagaatcaaggagcggaACTCTCAGAAATACACATGCTTCTTTTTCTGCTGCACTTTAAATAGTTCTATATGTAAATGAGGATTGTTATGACAGGCTAATGTTTTGATGTGAAGTCAGTAGTAATGTCTGGCTCAAGCAGCTGTTGAGATATAAATGTGTTTAGCTAACCCATAAGAAGACCACCTGTGAAAAACATGAATCTAACATCATCTCACCAGGTAGCGTTTAATCTTTTCCCACAACACGTGAAACTCTGTGAGTCCCAGCTTCCCGCTGCCGTCCGTCTGCAAACATGTCAAGGACAATCAGAGCAAGAGAAATGCAGTCTGGACTGTACAGAGAGCGAAAGACTGCGATGAACAAGGAGAGGTGACGAAACAAAAATTCCCAGTGAGCAGTATTTGCTAGCAGAGACACATTAAgcgatgtatatattttaaagccGATTGTGTGGAAAGGATACGTCCATGAGGTTGATCATGCTTCGACACGACTCCTTACCAAACCCGTCCGTCTTTAAATCTTTATCTGTGCATAAAGACACACAAAAGAGACGAGTTCTCAGAATGAATCACTTCTCTTGCTTCAAGTGTGATCTTAAGAGCACTTAGAAGTGAGCTGTCTGTGTAGACATCATGAAGATCTCACGTTTGGAGATGATTCTGTTCAGGATGGTCTGCAGCTCCGTCGTGCTGATCTCCATGTCCTAGAAAACACAGGATCACATATAAATGTTGTAATATGTCATGTGTGCGTACAGCAGTGGTTCATCAGTCTCTCACCGCTCCGGCCAGCTGTCTGAACAGACTCTTAAACCCAGCGTCAATCTGACTCTCGTCCAGACGTTGCTAAAGCAATCAAGAGAAAGACAAAATACTTGAATCTATAtttgcatttgaatttatttatgcataaatgTTTACTATTGTAGTAGGACATTTTTAGCAGTAAAAGCACACTGAAGCGTGAGGTATATTGTGAACACAACTGAGTGTGGTGTCGAATAACACCCTTTAACACAATATATTTCTAGTAAAGTGCAGTCGCTCTTATCTTCTCGCTGAACAATAGAAACGTGTTTCGATCTGATCATCTCACCTCCTCTGGAATATCAGCTATGACTTTATCATCCATTTCTCTGaaggacacacagagagagatgatATCAGTCAgagaatatgtatatattttgaggAAATAATACAGAGTATACATCCATAGTAAAGTATCCCTGATGTCCTGTTAAGATCCTGTACATTTCAGAAAGCTCATGTGTGATCCAGACTGGATCAGGCCGTGCATGCAGGACTTACTCGGAGTTAGCGGGTTTCTCTGAGAAAACTCTGAGCACGAAGTCGGCCTCTTTCTGCGGCTCGAAGGTGGAGGGTACGATGATGTACTCTCCGGCGGGCAGCCGAAAGCGTGAGCTCACCTCCCGCAGGTTAATGAAGAGCTCCGAGCGAGCGCTGGACGCGTTAGACAGGAAGAAATCCCGCTTCAGATGAACACCAGACTGCCCCACAAACTGAGCACAAACACACGTTGCTTTAAATCATCTGAGCAGGACATCTGGTGTCCTGAACTGTTTATAGGTAGATAGTTcctatgtgtgtataaataaatgtcCCTTGATTTAAAGGGCCCTGGGTGGCTCTCATCTTACCTCTCTTGGCACCTGCAAAAATAAAGGTGAAAAGGCAACAAATCAGAAAAGGAGTCGAAAACACATGGAACTTCAGATGTGTTAAACCAGAGATCTGCTCTCTGACCTCATAAATGGCGAATCCGATGGTCTCCATGTCCTGTCCTTCTCTGCGCTTCTTCCTGCGGTCCTTCTGCATCAGCGCCACCAGGAAGCTGCAATCTGATTGGCCGGGAGAATCTGGGTGTTTTAGGGTCACCTTGAACTGAGGGTTGATCCAGAACGTGGCTGTGGTTTATAGAAACAAAAGAGGCAGGTGAGGGTTTGGGTGTTTTCCCGCCTCTGAGCCGTCGTTCCCGGTTCCCCTGCTGTACCTGGGAAGTTCCTGCATCCGCCCGCCGTGCTTCCTCTCCTCCACTCGCCCTGATACAGCGACGTGCTCCACTTCTTCACCTGACTCGCCTGGAGCGCGTCTGCCGTCAGGTTACAGATCTCCAGACGACTGAACTCACGCAGGAAATCACTGAACGACatcctgacacacacagagagagagagagagagagagagaccagtcATACGGTCACAGCGGTTTACAGGACATCTCATCTGATCATCTCTGATCACGATCCACTCACCAGAACTCTCCGTCCTCGCTGCGGTTCTGTAATCGGCCCCGGACGGAGCGGTCCACATTGTCCCATTCCCgagagctgcacacacacacacacacacacagagatcagatCATCCTCCCCACAGTATGAATGAAGCGTCGGTCAGCACACTGGTGTGTTCCTCACTCGTCGCTCCAGGATCCCGTCCACTCCACTTCACCCCACGGGTTCCTGATGCGCACCAGCTTGGTCATGTTCCCCCTGTACACCACCTGATCAACACACTCACATTATATTTCTCTTCGGAATAGCGTGCAttgattaaacacacacacacacacactaagacaATCAAGTCACAGAAAGACACGCTGCATCTAGATCCTGCTAGATAGATGTGTATAGtgagtgttttagcatgtctCTGGCTCACCTCTTCCACTCCGGTCACTGAGTATGCGTGACCTTTGACCAGCTTCTTGAAGGTCACCGCCTCCATGTCAAACTTACTAGTGATCTTGAGGACAAAGAGATATATATAATGCAGTCAGACACTGATATTGATCACTGTCACCGATGCAAACAGGTTAATTACTAATATGATCAGCAAAATAAACcccatcattattattgttaactacaGCTACAGAAAATTTGTTTtgataactgaaataaagctgagatAAACTATCAATataaatgttgtcttggcaatTAACTTGGCTTTAAgttaaagcactaaaattaccaaaactaaattaaataataaaaaaacaaaagctaacTACAAATATCTTTTATTCAAAATGGCAAAAAAGCACAAAATCGGAAATAATCATTTTATCACAAactaaaacttttgaaataataAGTCATCTtagataatattatataacattgaTAACAACTACAGTTCAACATACAGTTTGTCCATGTAATTCTGCAAAAACAtagcaaaaaaatgaaataaaaacagcatgCTTATCATTACTGTacaacattttaactaaatacagCCCATTAAAGTGTCTGTGACTGTACAgcgctcatgaatatttaattaggCTGCTTCTGATTGGTTGTCTGCTGAACACATTCTAGCTCCTCACAGTTCAGGCTTGCAGGCTTCAAACCCTCCATAATCTAAAGGTTAAAACGACTCCACCTTCGAACGCCTCCACCTGTAACCGCGAGACTCACATCTATGGAGCAGCCCAGCAGCGATCCTCTCTCGATGGCTCGGCCGATGATGCTGAAGAGGTCAGCGGGAGCTTTCTTTAACTCGTACATCTCTGTGACTCCTCCTGTGAAATCCTCGAAGCCCTCAGACGTGCTGCCGCCCGACAGAGCCTCGTAACAGCCGTTCAGCCTGACGAACGAGACAGTAAAGAGACTGAAGCAGTGCAGATAACCTGTGTTTGATTCATGTGTACTGTGGAGGATGGTCATACTTGGCGTAGGCCTTCTCCAGCAGAGCGCTCCAGAACTCTCCTCCCTCCGCCGAGTGAACGAACAACAGCTTCCCGTCCTTCACGGGCAACCGGTCGTCAATCACCACGTCCAGCCACTCGCCGAACTGCCAGaactacagagagagagacgcagATACACTCCTAAAATAAAAGCTGCTTTACTGCCAACCACACACTCTAGAAAATAAAGATTGCAAAAGAGGATTTGTGCAGTGATGCCACTGAAGAACCACTTTTGAAATGTTTGTTGTAAGAGTGTATGTCCAGCAGGTGGCGTgcgcacacacacgtttgtttttgtgtaaagtgtgttcatcccataggcataatggtttttattctgtacaaactgtatagtctatggccctacaccaaccctacacctacccctaaccctcacaggaaactttgtgcatttttactttctcaaaaaaactcattctgtatgatttataagcgttttgaaaattgggggcatgggttatgtccttataagtcaccctctccttgtaatacctgtgtcatacccatgcatttttgtgtattttgcagTAATTCGGAAGAAATGAGTTTGTAAAATCAGTTTTTAAGGGAACCAGGGTGATGCAAACATCACTGCAGCGCTCTGAAGGAGCTGCACAGAAATGATCACATGCACAGATAAAATACACAGATAAAGCACATCCTCTGCTGTTTGTTTTGCTGCATTAGTGGCGAACAGCTTTCTGGGATTATCAGAAATACAGAACAAATTGGCTTCCACACCAACATCAAACCTGTACGTAGAAACTTTCTGAGAGGAGGATCACGGGGCACAATCTCTTAGTTTGTCATCTTATAATTACAGTGACTATGATGAGATGAAGTGACTGCAGCATTACTGTTAGTGAATCCTCAATCATTATTCACAAATGTATATTCCAGGAATTATTTGTGCAGCAGGAATCGCCTGTACTTGCAGATTTCTGTTCACATTATCCACCataaataacaaacacacacacacaccctcatacaCACCCTCGTCCTATATGTGCACTTCTGTAAAGAGCCATTCAAGTAAGGATCAAGATGGATTTGAGACATCAGTGAAATCATCAATCACGCTGCACATCTCTGAGGAACTGCTTCCCAGgatatttgatttatataataCAGATGCAAGATTCAATCACAGCCTGTCAAGATATATCTTACTTTTGTGACAAAATACATTGTCATTCATTCAAGATAGCATGAATTTGATGctttcatataaaagcacattgtCAAACATCTGAATAGTCATATTACAGCATTAATTGTCTTTCcgcaaaatacattttattcatgatTGTGGGGTTGAATATGACCCAGACATCTGAGATTCACTCGTAAACTGTTTAAAATGCACTGCAGCATTTCTCTACTCTCCCTGTGGCCCTCAGtgatttactctctctctctcataattaGCTTTCACACACAACTAGCAGCAAAAACACAGATGCAGTGTGACACATTAGTGAACACATCTGGATCCTGTGTTTTTGTTCACAAGCTCATCCATGCATgaatttgtgtatatgtgtgtatttgtagagcatctatgtgtgtgagtgtttgatgAACGTTTGTGCACTTTTCTGACTGCattgctttcttttttattattttgcacagaATTACTAAATAAAAGCACCAATAAGTGTCTATTTCAGATAGCACCAGAGTAGCAGCATGATATTCATtcaatataatatgaaaatactTAGATGCATGAATATTTTAATCATTCAGTGTAATGGTATTTCTCAAATAAGATATATTGTGTTGTCATTTGCTGcctgtacaaattgtgaaagaATTCCTGGCATGCTATGTCACCCCATTACCCATAATCCTCTCTGCCATTTCATTGAGGTTGTTTGAACAGCAGTGATCAGCCCTGCCCTCCCCCCTCACCTCGCCGAGTCAGAAACATACACATCAGCACAATAATTCACTACAATATCCCACACGAGGAGCAGATTGATCAGACTGTCTTACACTGTTTCCAAGCAGAGCTTCATTATTTTATCATACTCATCCTCCACTGCTCATGCTAGTGTGTTTACAGAGCAAAGTTCAACGACAGTTTACAGCTACACATGAGCTCTTGTGAAATCACACAGAAACAACTGCATATTAACCTTATT
Protein-coding sequences here:
- the LOC113105416 gene encoding calpain-1 catalytic subunit-like yields the protein MEPIYATGMAAKLRSQWDRDAGLGQNHNAVKFLGQDYDSLRAQCQRTRTLFEDHLFPASTSSLGFNELGPRSSKTQGVRWMRPTEICTRPQFIVDGATRTDICQGALGDCWLLAAIASLTLNDDLLHRVVPHGQGFDGGYAGIFHFQFWQFGEWLDVVIDDRLPVKDGKLLFVHSAEGGEFWSALLEKAYAKLNGCYEALSGGSTSEGFEDFTGGVTEMYELKKAPADLFSIIGRAIERGSLLGCSIDITSKFDMEAVTFKKLVKGHAYSVTGVEEVVYRGNMTKLVRIRNPWGEVEWTGSWSDDSREWDNVDRSVRGRLQNRSEDGEFWMSFSDFLREFSRLEICNLTADALQASQVKKWSTSLYQGEWRRGSTAGGCRNFPATFWINPQFKVTLKHPDSPGQSDCSFLVALMQKDRRKKRREGQDMETIGFAIYEVPREFVGQSGVHLKRDFFLSNASSARSELFINLREVSSRFRLPAGEYIIVPSTFEPQKEADFVLRVFSEKPANSEEMDDKVIADIPEEQRLDESQIDAGFKSLFRQLAGADMEISTTELQTILNRIISKHKDLKTDGFGKESCRSMINLMDTDGSGKLGLTEFHVLWEKIKRYLQIFRDHDVDKSGTMSSYEMRRALEAAGFKLNNHLFQLIILRYTEEDLSVDFDNFVTCLVRLETMFKTFKTLDTDADGFISLSFFQWISLTMFA